The Methanomassiliicoccales archaeon genome has a segment encoding these proteins:
- a CDS encoding hydantoinase/oxoprolinase family protein: MNLGLGIDTGGTYTDTALIDLSNGKVLVKAKALTTRNDLSIGISGSIKNLGQIQFQDIRLVSLSSTLATNSVVEGKGCRVALIIAGEEYKESVPVEHVIQIQGGHTIRGKAICDVDLAAAKDFIQGIADQIDAVAISTFFSVRNPEHEIALKEMISSNWGIPVVCGHELSTQLGFYERTLTAVLNAKLIPIMADLLQSVKKVLKENAIAAPLMIVKGDGSLMGEQMGIERPVETILSGPAASLVGARNLTGEDEGVVVDVGGTTTDIGVLRGGKPRLDPEGAIIGGWRTRVKAADISTSGIGGDSRVVIVNENIVLGALRVMPLCIASSQYPRVKEALVKAKGLKQTPPATHIALENILQADELFIFSRLAKGYELSESEKVLVDQIKEQPKTLHEISEATKVHPYSYNVRKLEELGIITRIGFTPTDALHASGEYVEYDAEASKIAAEYRARLCGMEVKEFCAAVKEAVIQKIAREIIYRLVYEDTGKMSHCEVCDSFYEKMITHRAGIDYSADIRVHKNIIGIGAPIAAYLPSVAERLHTSLLMPQNSDVGNAVGAITGSIMESVEVLIKPKPGLGVMEDPPCSLHSQAEMREFETVTEAVTYASSWGDIIVRRMASMAGADEIEVVVENNRIMGQIGKTWGEGLLLEVHLKVTAVGKPRMYFEVEHESDEFD, from the coding sequence ATGAATCTGGGATTGGGAATCGACACCGGAGGAACTTACACTGACACGGCGCTGATCGACCTGAGCAACGGCAAGGTCCTGGTCAAGGCCAAGGCCCTGACCACCAGGAACGACCTGAGCATAGGCATCTCCGGTTCCATAAAGAACCTTGGGCAGATACAGTTCCAGGACATTCGCCTCGTATCGCTATCATCCACCCTGGCCACCAACTCCGTGGTCGAGGGGAAGGGGTGCCGGGTGGCGCTCATTATAGCCGGCGAGGAGTACAAGGAGAGCGTGCCGGTCGAGCACGTCATCCAGATACAGGGCGGTCACACCATCCGGGGCAAGGCCATCTGCGACGTGGACCTGGCCGCGGCCAAGGACTTCATCCAGGGCATCGCCGACCAGATCGACGCCGTGGCGATATCCACATTCTTCAGCGTGCGCAACCCCGAGCACGAGATCGCTCTAAAGGAGATGATCTCCAGCAACTGGGGCATTCCCGTGGTCTGCGGCCACGAGCTGTCCACGCAGCTGGGGTTCTACGAACGCACGCTTACCGCGGTGCTCAACGCCAAGCTCATCCCGATCATGGCCGACCTTCTTCAGTCGGTCAAGAAGGTGCTCAAGGAGAACGCCATAGCCGCTCCGTTGATGATCGTCAAGGGTGACGGTTCGCTGATGGGCGAACAGATGGGCATCGAGCGCCCGGTCGAAACGATATTGTCTGGACCGGCGGCAAGCCTGGTGGGGGCCAGGAACCTGACGGGCGAGGACGAGGGTGTGGTCGTGGACGTCGGTGGGACCACCACGGACATCGGGGTGCTGCGCGGCGGCAAACCTCGTCTGGACCCAGAAGGAGCTATCATTGGCGGCTGGCGCACCAGGGTCAAGGCCGCAGACATATCCACGTCCGGCATCGGCGGCGACAGCCGGGTGGTCATCGTCAACGAGAACATCGTCCTGGGCGCGCTGCGGGTTATGCCGCTGTGCATCGCCTCCAGCCAATACCCGAGAGTGAAGGAGGCCCTGGTCAAGGCCAAGGGGCTCAAGCAGACCCCCCCGGCCACGCACATCGCCCTGGAGAACATATTGCAGGCCGACGAGCTGTTCATCTTCTCCCGCCTGGCCAAGGGCTACGAGCTCTCCGAGAGCGAGAAGGTCCTGGTGGACCAGATCAAGGAGCAGCCCAAGACCTTGCACGAGATCTCCGAAGCGACCAAGGTGCACCCGTACAGCTACAACGTGCGCAAACTGGAGGAGCTGGGAATAATCACTCGCATCGGTTTCACCCCCACCGACGCCCTGCACGCCTCCGGCGAGTACGTGGAGTACGACGCCGAGGCCTCGAAGATCGCTGCGGAATACCGTGCCAGGCTGTGCGGGATGGAGGTCAAGGAGTTCTGCGCCGCGGTCAAGGAGGCGGTGATACAGAAGATCGCCCGGGAGATCATCTACCGTCTGGTCTACGAGGATACTGGCAAGATGTCCCATTGCGAGGTCTGTGACTCCTTCTACGAGAAGATGATCACCCACCGTGCAGGTATCGACTACTCCGCGGACATCCGGGTTCACAAGAACATCATAGGTATCGGCGCACCCATCGCCGCCTACCTGCCATCGGTGGCCGAGAGGTTGCACACCAGTCTGCTCATGCCCCAAAACTCGGACGTAGGGAACGCCGTCGGAGCGATCACTGGCAGCATAATGGAGTCCGTGGAGGTGCTCATAAAACCAAAGCCCGGTCTCGGGGTCATGGAGGACCCGCCCTGCAGCCTGCACTCCCAGGCCGAGATGAGGGAGTTCGAGACCGTCACCGAGGCGGTCACCTATGCCAGTTCGTGGGGTGACATCATAGTACGTCGCATGGCCTCGATGGCCGGTGCCGACGAGATCGAAGTAGTCGTGGAGAACAACCGTATCATGGGCCAGATCGGTAAAACATGGGGCGAGGGGCTGCTGCTGGAGGTTCACTTGAAAGTGACGGCGGTAGGCAAGCCCCGTATGTACTTCGAGGTGGAGCATGAGTCAGACGAGTTCGATTGA